TGTACCTCTTAAATTTGTGACATGGATATTAGTTCCGCGATCTATGAAGTACCCAATATCTACTGGTTCTTTGCCTGGCACCACCTGTTTGGAATGGTTCCATAATAAAGCTAAAATCTTAAGCGAAAACTATAAACTCAACAATGTTTTTTTTACATTCCTCCTTTCTTTTGGTAAAATCAACCTTTCAATTATAACATATAATGTACATGCTTCCCCAATCCGGAACAAAAAGTAGTGATGATTAAAAAGAGGAGGGCAATGCAAAATGGAGTTCAAATTTGGGAACGTTTCTATTCTTCTCCCCCCTTTACACATTACAATTATCGGAATCATTATTTTTTTCTTTTTAGTAAGGTGGAGCAAGCACTTAGAAACAAGACGTTTTACAGTTTTCTTTTACTTTTTGATCAGTACTTCCATTATTCCAATTTATTCTCGTTATACAACAGAAGGTGTCTTTCAGCTGTGGATTCCCTTAGGATTTATAGTGATCTTTCTGTACTTGTTTCGCAGCAAAAGATATCATCCATCTAAAATGAAAGCGAGTATTTTAGGGCTTTCCGTAGCAATATACCAGTTAATTCTTCAATATGTCGGATAGATTTTGATATTTCTCCTCCACTATTAAGGCTCAAAAAGCGATTCTGTAGCAATAATTCATACATTTTAATGGAATGGAGTGGTTGGTTGGATAATTTCCGAATTGTGTATATATGCACTGAAGAGAAAAGGCATGCACTATTCTGTGTATGCTTGTCGCAGGACAAGAACATTATTACATTCAAAGTCCCTATTTTAGGGGCTTTTTTTGATTTGAGGAACTAAGTTCATATCCAAAGATGAGCACAGTTACAAGGTAGAATTAGAAAATTGTAAGGTAGATAAAGCAAAACCCCGCCGTCTGAATCGACAGGTAACGGGGTTTTTATTATTATGAATCTGATTTACGGACTTCGATCTGAAATTGATCAGAATATGATTTGAGGTTCCCTGCAAGGCTGGCGAGCTGGCCGGATATGTTCGACAATTCGTTGGCCGATCGCTGCTGCTCCACAGCACTTGCAGTGACTTCTTCGGCCATGGCTGAAGTTTCCTCGGTTGCGGAAGCAATATAGCTCAAGTGCTGCTCCACTTCCTGACGAATAGAGTGCATATCCACCGTACGGCTTTCCAAACGTTGAGCCAGCTCATGCACTTCGTTCGATAAACGGCTAACCTGTCTGAACGTCTGGAGGCAATCAGCGATCTGTTCTTCCTGCTCCTTGACCGCCACCATATTCGCATCAAAATGACTGCCCATACGATGTATCTCTTGAACAAATGAACTCAGGATTTCATCAATCTCCTGAATCGAACGTTCGGATTGCTGAGCGAGCTGTCCCATTTCACCAGCAACGACCGCAAAGCCTTTTCCCGCTTCGCCAGCGCGGGCTGCCTCGATTGAAGCATTCAGCGATAGAATTTGAGTTTGTTTTAAAATGTTGTGTATTTGTCCGCTAATGGAGGAAGCGAGTTCCGATTGAGTCGTCAGTGAACTGGAAATTTCCTGCTGATGCTCAACACGCTTCGCATTCTCGCGGCTCTTTTCAAGCAGAACCTCATGTTCATGTGTAACTTGTACTTGCACGGCAGATAACTGCTCTGAAGTATGGGTAAACTGTTGCACATATGAACCTACTTCATCCATTATTTTGCCGAGACTCTCTGAGTGCTGGACGGATTGTTCTGTCTCTTCGGCCTGTTTCGTAGACCCTATGGCAATTTCTTCGATCGCTCTGGAAAGTTCTTCGGTCTGACGCAGGTTCGTTTGAGCCGTTTCCGCAATATTTTTCGAGGAATGCTGCAAGGTATTGGATCCTTGCTGTATTCCCAACAGAATGTTCGTCAATTGGGCAACCATGACATTAATCAAATCACTGATGTCACCGAGCTGATCGTTTGTCATATGTTTGGACACGACTTTGAGATTCCCATCAGCAACCTGTTCGAGGCTTGACTTAATATCGCGCACTTGTCCGAGAATGCCCCTTACTACGAATAGCATCATAACCAAAGATAGAACGAGTACAACCACAAAAATCGGGATAATGGTCCGATAAGCATTATTCAAGGAT
Above is a window of Paenibacillus sp. E222 DNA encoding:
- a CDS encoding methyl-accepting chemotaxis protein, producing the protein MRQTRKKKMDLRFKLYLIILVPLLAMGGLIMWTTIDSSENASLMTMQHNNQQLAVNTASQLGQESELITTLSSTASEESNEYKSLRDELVKVRLQSGALYVYMYNKTSDGWIYTVDGADWDDKEYSPYGTAMEFKPQIQERLLSGEVVTTGIVDDPTWGQLLSSFTPIKDSQGTIIGYLGIDISAAAVNQVSETSLNNAYRTIIPIFVVVLVLSLVMMLFVVRGILGQVRDIKSSLEQVADGNLKVVSKHMTNDQLGDISDLINVMVAQLTNILLGIQQGSNTLQHSSKNIAETAQTNLRQTEELSRAIEEIAIGSTKQAEETEQSVQHSESLGKIMDEVGSYVQQFTHTSEQLSAVQVQVTHEHEVLLEKSRENAKRVEHQQEISSSLTTQSELASSISGQIHNILKQTQILSLNASIEAARAGEAGKGFAVVAGEMGQLAQQSERSIQEIDEILSSFVQEIHRMGSHFDANMVAVKEQEEQIADCLQTFRQVSRLSNEVHELAQRLESRTVDMHSIRQEVEQHLSYIASATEETSAMAEEVTASAVEQQRSANELSNISGQLASLAGNLKSYSDQFQIEVRKSDS